CCACTCGGTCGTCAATTGGCTCCACCGATGATCGGCGCCGCGTCCCTGATGCACCTGCACCATCACGACGCGGCCACCGAACACGTAGAATTTATAATCGGTCGGGAGGGCGTCGGTTTCGCTGATGAACGGTTCAACGATCAACGACCGGTCGGCCAGTTCATAATGCCATTCGTCCAGCCATCTGCCGTATGCATGGTTCAGCCAATGCGGCGAAATCGCCCGGGCCTTCTCCCAATCATCCGCAGTTCGGACCACGGTGAATTGGTTACAGCCATGATTGGCCTTCACGATCAGCGGCAGCGGGGCCGGCGGATGCTCGGGAAGCAGCATGCCCTGCCACACGGTCGGAATGAGGAATTCTTCGGGCAATACGCTAGTGGCAACCCTCTTGGCATGAGCCTTATCCGTCAACCGAGCCAAACCCACGTCGCGATCGAACAGCTTTCGCCACTGTACCCACTCGGTGAAAAGTTGGGGTCGGTTGAGAGCCGGCCAGCGTCCGTGTCTCCATCGATAGGCGGTGGCAACGCGAACCCGTGCCGCGAGACTCAACCGATCTCCCAGTAAATCGGCTTGAACGATCCATTGTTCGATTGCGGGGCCGAGCAAGCGGTCAGGCCGATCACCAGATCCATGTCCGCCTCGAAGACGATCCGGTCGCCGGCCTTCGACAGCGGCGGAAGAACGCGGACGATGCCGGTCTCGCCGTCGACCGGCACGTTCATGAAGATGTTGAACGCAGTCGGGATTTGGTCGGGACCGATCCCATGCGAATCGAGTGCCGCGGCGAGATTGCCGAAACAGCCGCGATGCGGATGCTCGTCGCCATAAATGATCCTGAACATCTCGGCCGAACAGGGCGTCAGCAGAAAGTCGTGTCGCCCCACGTCATCCTCGACGATCCGCAGCATGACGTTCGAGCGGTTCGAATAGAGCGGATCACCCTTCGACAGGTAGATCCGGCTGGCGTAGTCGATCGATCGTCCCGAGGAGATTGCCTCACCGTGCTCTGCGCGATTGAACGCGACCAGGTCGGCCACCTGCTCGCCTTCGGGATCAATCACCGTCAGCCGCTGCCCCTTGTCGAGCGTGAACGCCACGCCCGAGCGTGGCGCGATTTTATGCGGCATCGCGCGAACCCCGACCGGAGAATGGACATTGCCAGTCAGGCCCGACCGCGCGGCCGCTATACTGGCGGGCTGCGGAGATCGTGCCATGTCCCGCCAGCATCGGGTTGGGCTCACCGGCGAGCGCGACGTCGCGGTCGATAATCGTATCGCGAAGCCGCTCGTAGCGCCCCTCGGCGCGCAAACGCTCAAACTGATCGTGGAGATTGAACACCATCGCCGGCACCGCAAACCGACGCGCTGGGCGGCTGGCCTGTGGGTGAAGACCGACGACAAAGAACGCTTCTCCGCCGAAACTCATCGCAAAATGAGGATCGTCGGGATCGTTGGCGACGCGCGGGTCGGGCTTCTTTCCCAACCATTCGTCCTTGTCGCTCAGTGACTGGAGGCGCTTCCACAGGCCGCGCTCGAAATCACCTTCGTTGTCGGGAATTCCCGTCTCGAACATCACGACGAGCGAACGGAACAGGTCCGGCGCCCGCGAATAGTCGGCGGCGATCCCATGCAGTGCCGGGAGGATGCGAAGGTCGTCCCATGCAGAACCGAAGTCGCGGCCGACGACGAAGCGCATTCCGCCGCGGTTGAGCGCTGCCTTGGCGCCGACGCACGGAAAACTGCGATCTTCGACAAAGCTTCGGAACCGCTTCGCCAGCGGGTGGTCTCGATTATCGGGGGAGGAGGTCATGTCCCGCAACAAACCGCGCTCGGGCCATAAGGTTGCGTCGGCAAGCCGCCTTAGGCGACCGGCGGCCGTCCCGCGATGAGTTGATCGACCACCGACGGGTCGGCCAAGGTCGATGTATCCCCGAGCGTCGACACGTCCCCCTCGGCGATCTTTCGCAAGATTCGACGCATGATCTTTCCCGACCGGGTCTTCGGGAGCGACGGCGCGAACTGCAACACGTCCGGGGTCGCTATCGGGCCGATCTCCTTGCGCACCCACTGGGTCAATTCCGCCCGCAGCGCTTCGTCGGGCGTCACCTCTGTATTCACGGTAACGTAGGCGTAGATCCCCTGCCCCTTGATGTCGTGCGGCATGCCGACGACCGCGGCCTCGGCAACCGCCTGATGAGCAACGAGCGCGCTTTCGACCTCCGCGGTGCCCATGCGATGCCCCGACACGTTGATGACGTCGTCGATCCGGCCGGTGATCCAATAATATCCATCGTCGTCGCGTCGGCAGCCGTCACCGGTAAAATAATAGCCGGGATAGGCGGAGAAATAGGTCTGAAAGAAGCGATCGTGATCGCCCCACACCGTTCGCATCTGCCCCGGCCAGCTCCGCGCGATGGCCAGCGAGCCTTCGCCCGCGCCGGCGATCTCCTTGCCGCCACGGTCGAGCAGGACCGGCGCAACGCCAAACATCGGCAGGGTCGCGCTTCCCGGTTTCAACGCGGTCGCGCCTGGCAAGGGCGTGATCATCGCGCCGCCGGTTTCGGTCTGCCACCAGGTGTCGACGATCGGGCAGCGCCCTTCCCCGACAACGCGGTGATACCATCCCCAAGCTTCGGGGTTTATCGGTTCGCCTACGGTCCCCAGCAGGCGTAACGAAGCACGCGACGTCCGCGTCACCGGCTCGTCCCCCTCGCGCATCAAAGCCCGCAACGCGGTCGGGGCGGCATAAAAGATTTCGACCTGATATTTGTCGACGACCTGCCAGAAGCGACTGGCGTCGGGCCAATTCGGCACCCCTTCGAACATGAGCGTCGTCGCTCCGTTCGCGAGCGGTCCGTAGACGACGTAGCTGTGCCCGGTGACCCAACCGATGTCGGCGGCACACCAGTAAATCTGTCCGGGCCGATAATCGAAAACATATTCATGGGTCATCGACGTCCACACGGCATAGCCACCGGTCGAGTGCAGCACGCCCTTCGGCTTTCCCGTCGATCCGGAGGTGTAGAGGATGAAGAGCGGATCTTCCGCGCTCATCTCCTCCGGCGGGCAAATATCTTCCATTCCCCGAATGGCGTCCGTCCAGGCGACGTCGCGGCCCTCAAGCATCGCGACGGGAGCGCCGGTTCGCTCGAGGACGATGACATGGTCTACGGCCGGACACTGGGTGAGCGCCTCGTCGACATTTGCCTTGAGCGGGATCGACTTCCCCCCGCGCTTGCCTTCGTCGGCGGTAATAACCAGCCGACTGTCGCAATCGCGAATCCGGCCGGCCAGCGCTTCGGGCGAGAAGCCGGCGAAGACGATAGAATGGATCGCGCCCACCCGCGCGCAGGCGAGCATCGCCACGGCCGCCTCGGGAACCATAGGGAGGTAGATCGTCACGCGGTCGCCGCGCCCGACGCCAAGCGCCTTCATCGCATTGGCAAAGCGGCAGGTCGTGGCCAACAGCTCGGAATAGCTGATCGAACGGCCCGGCTCGGCGGGGTCGTCGGCTTCCCAGACGATCGCGGGCGCGTCGCCGCGTTCGGCGACATGGCGGTCGAGGCAATTCACGCTTAGGTTCAGCGTGCCGTCGGCGAACCACCTGATGCCGAAGTCCGCTTCCGCAAAGCTGGACTCGCTGACAGTCGAGAAGGGTCTAATCCACTCGATCCGCTGCGCCTCCGTCCGCCAGAAAGCGTCAGGATCGGCGATCGATTGCGCGTACATCTCGCCATAGCGTTTCGCGTCGATCAGCGCCGATTTGGCCCACTCCTTGGGGACGGGATAGAGGGCCTCGGTCATCGTCGCTTGCTCCTTGCCAAGTGGCGTCACTCTACCCTTCCGCGCGATGGTGCAAACCCCCTCGCGCCCGCGCGCCGGCTCCGCTAGGCAGCACACCCATGACCATCTTAGTTACCGGCGTGGCCGGATTCATCGGATCGACGACTGCCCGTGCGCTGCTTGCCCGCGGCGAAACCGTGATCGGCATCGACAACCTCAACGACTATTACGACGTCACGCTGAAGCACGCGCGGCTCGCGCGCCTGCAGGACGAGGGCGGCGACCGCTTCACCTTCGAAGCGATCGACTTCGCCGAGATCGACGACCTGAATACATTCGCTGCTCGCCACGACTTCGATCGCATCGTACATTTGGGCGCGCAAGCGGGTGTCCGCCACTCGATCGACAAGCCCCACGCCTATGTCCGCTCGAACCTGCTCGGCCACCTCAACATGCTTGAGCTCGCCCGTGCGCGGCAGCCCAAGCACATGGTCTATGCGTCGTCGTCGTCGGTGTACGGCGGCAACGACACGCTGCCGTTCCGGGTTGAGGATCGCACCGATCACCCGCTTTCGCTCTACGCCGCGAGCAAGCGCGCTGACGAGTTGATGAGCGAATCCTACGCAAACCTTTTCCGGACGCCGTTGACGGGGCTCCGCTTTTTCACCGTCTATGGCCCGTGGGGCCGCCCTGACATGGCGATGTGGCTCTTCACCAAAGCGCTCTACGCTGGTGAGCCGCTGCGCCTATTCAACGCGGGAAAGATGCGCCGCGACTTCACTTACGTCGACGACATCGTTCGCGGGATCATTGCCTGCCTCGACGGTCCCCCGGCCGATGACGGCAGCGAAAAGGCGGGCGGAAGCACCGGACCGCACGCGCTCTATAATATCGGCAATCACCGGTCCGAAGACCTGATGCGCGTGGTCGAATTGCTGCAGCGCGAGACCGGTCGCGAAGCGAAAATCGATTTCCAGCCGATGCAGCCTGGCGATGTGTCTGACACCTTCGCCGACATCAGCGCCATCCAGCGCGATCACGGCTTCGAACCGGCGACGACGATTGACGAAGGCGTTCCCAATTTCGTCGCTTGGTATCGCGATTATCACCGTTTGGACTGACCCCCTTTCCCGAAGGAATTAGACTTGGCCCTGCCCGACATCTTTTCCCGCCTTCGCCTTCCCGTCATCGGTGCCCCGCTCTTCATCGTGTCGGGGCCTGACCTAGTCATCGCGCAGTGCAAGGCGGGCATCGTCGGCAGTTTCCCCGCGCTCAATGCCCGCCCGCAAAGCCAGCTCGACGAGTGGATCCACCAGATCACCGAGGAACTGGCGGCCTGGGATCGTGACAATCCGGACACGCCGTCGGCGCCGTTCGCGGTCAACCAGATCGTTCATCGTTCGAACGACCGCTTCGAAGAAGACGTCGCGACGTGCGAGAAATGGAAGGTCCCGCTGGTCATCACCTCGCTCGGCGCGCGGGCGGAGCTGAACGACGCGGTGCACTCATGGGGCGGCATCACGCTCCACGACATCATCGACGATCGCTTCGCGCGGAAAGCGGTCGAAAAGGGCGCCGACGGCCTGATTGCGGTCGCGGCCGGTGCTGGTGGGCACGCGGGCAAGTGGTCGCCCTTTGCGCTTATCCAGGAGATTCGCACCTGGTTCGACGGTCCGCTGGCACTGTCGGGCTCGATCGCGACCGGCGGTGCCATCCTTGCTGCCAAAGCGATGGGGGCCGATTTCGCCTACATCGGCTCGCCCTTCATCGCCACGACCGAGGCAAGAGCGTCCGACGAATATAAGCAGGGGATCTGCGAAGGCGGCGCCGGCGACATCATCAATTCCTCGCTCTTTACCGGCATCAACGGCAATTATCTGCGCGGCTCGATTATCGCGGCGGGTCTCGATCCCGACAATCTGCCCGGCGCGGACGCGGCGGCCATGAACTTCCAGTCGTCGACGGGCGCAAAAGCGTGGCGCGACATCTGGGGGTCGGGTCAGGGAATCGGAGTCGTCGACAAGGTGGTCCCGACCGCGGAACTCGTCAGCCGCCTCGAACGCGAATACGCAGCCGCGAAGGCAGCGATCGCCGCCTAAGCTAGAGCAGCGAGCGACGCCCGCCAGACGTCGGGGATTGCTGCGGGCCGGCGAGTGTCTCGATCGACGTAAACGTGGGTGAAGTGCCCTTGTGCGGCGGGCTCGCCCGCGCCTGCCGCAAAAACGCCCAAGCGGTAGGTGACGCTTGAGGTTCCCAGGCGATCGATCGCCAGACCGATCTCCACGTCGCCCGGATAGGCGAGCGAGGAGAAGTAACTGCATCCCGTTTCCACCACGAGCCCGATCGGATTGCCGGAGGCAATGTCGAGCAGCCCGTGCTCGATCAGCCACTGGTTCACCGCAGTGTCGAACCACGCATAGTAGATCGTGTTGTTGACGTGACCGTAGGCGTCATTGTCTGCCCAGCGAGTGGCGATCGTCTGAAACGCGCGATATTGGTCGCGCCCGCGCGGGACCGGTCGGTTCACCACGCCGCCTCGTATAATCGGCGGGCGTCGGCTTCGTCAATCAGGCACGGATTGTTCACCAGCAACCGCTGCTGCTTCATGGCCTCGCGCGCCAGCATCGGAATTTCGTCCCAAACAATCCCATGCTCGCGAAGACGCGGCGAGAGGCCACTGCCGATGACAAGTTGCTCCAGGCGATCGATCAGCAAGGCGCAACGCGCCTGGCTGCCCTGCCCGGCACATTCGGGCGCGACGATCTCGGCAAGCTCGGCATATTCCTCGCGCGCCGCCTCGGCATTGTGCGTCAGGACGACCCGCAGCATCAGGGCATTCGACAGGCCGTGCGGGATGTGATGGATGCCGCCCAACGGATAAGCCAGCGCATGCACCCCGGCGACCGGCGCATTTGCAAAGGCCAGACCAGCCAAGTGCGCGCCCAGCAGCATCGCCGCCCTCGCTTCCAGGTTGGCTGGCTCGTTACAGGCGGTGATCAGGTTCTCGTTCAGAAGGCGAAGCGCTTGCCGTGAAAACCCGTCCGAAAGCGGGTTCTTGGCCTTGACCGAGGTGTAAGCCTCAACTGCATGAACCATCGCATCGATTCCGGTCGCGGCGGTCAGTCCGCGCGGCATCCCGACGGTGAGCGTGGCATCGAGCGCGGCCCAGTCGGCGATCAGTGCCGGCGAATTCACGCCCCGCTTCTCATCTCCCTCGCAAGTAATGACCGCGACCGGAGTCGCTTCGCTCCCCGTCCCTGCCGTCGTCGGCACGAGCGCTAGCGGTAGGCGCGTTCCGGTGGCGAGCCCGACGCCCCAGATCGAATCGAGGTCGTCGCCAGAGCCGATGAGATAGGCCGCTAATTTCGCGACATCCATCGGGCTTCCGCCGCCGAAGCCGACCACGTGGGTGACGTCATGGCGGCCACCCAAGTCGACCGCGTCCAGCAGGGTCTTGCGCGACGGGTCGGCCTCGACGGTGTCGAAAAGAATGACCCGTCCCCCGCGCTGTTCGATCGCGGTGCGCATCGGATCGGCCAAGCCAAGATCGGCAACGCCGCGATCGGTGACAAACAGGCAATTGCCGTCCGGCAGGTGAGCGGCAAGATCGGCCGCGCTGCCGGGTCCTGCGAGCAACCGAGGACCGGGATGATAGGTGAAGGATCGCATGGCGCGACCCTAAGCGCTCAGTTGGTGCGATTCCAGATCAAGTCGCGCTCTAGCCGACCCATCAGTGCGCGAGCAGGACTCGGCGCCGGCTCATCGTCGAGTTGCCCCTCGTCGAGCCGCGCAACGCGCGCATAGAGATCACTGCTGGAATGGATCAGCGCCTGCGCCCCTGGCGGCAATTGCTCGACCACCAGAGGATCGCTGCTTTGCGCGTTGCCGAGCCGGCGTTCGGGCCGACGTCCATCGATCGAGTTAAGCTCGCCCGTCTCGACCGCGCGCTGGGTCAGCAGCCACGCCACGATGTGCATGATCCGCGTGGTGACCTTCAGCGACTCGCAGGCGAAGCCGACCCGCGCGAAGGGCTCAAGTTGCTGCCGCTCCTCACGTCCCGCTTCATCGAAATAAGCGCGAGCTTCGTCAGCAAGCACCATCGCCTCGGTATACAGAGCGTCGATCAGCCTTGGCGTGATGCGGATTCCGCTGGTGGGTTGATCGGTCGAATCGGTCATGTGTGAGGTCGATCCTGCCATGTTGTTCTTGGCGAGGAAACGCATGAGCGGACGAGAGCGGCCTTGCCCTGCTCACCTGTCCCGCTTTCGGACATGCTCGATCAGGCGATGATGTCGGGGACGATCCGGTCGGCGAGCTGCTCGATCTCGTCCTTCATCACCAGTTTGCGCTTCTTCAATCGAGCAAGTTCGAGCTGGTCGCAGTTTCCCGCATTGCGCAGCAGGTCGATTTCCTCGTCGAGCCGACGGTGCTCAGCCTTTAGGAAAGCCAGTACTTCTCGCGGGTCGTCATCGTTCATCGTTTCGTCTTATCCCAGGTCCGGACCGGCGTCACTCGCCCCGGCGTCAACGGCGAACCGCGCCTTCGCCCGGTCGAATGGCGCCAATCGCATGACGACATGGCGACCGTTTCATGTTTTATTGAAGTCACTATCCGTGTCAGCCAACGAAAGGAAATTGACCGATGGAAAAAGGACAGGTGGACGCTCTGGCATCAAAGCACGCCGCGCTTCACGCAAAGATCGACGCCGAAGAGCATCGACCGCACCCGGACGACATCATCCTCCATCAGTTGAAGAAAGAGAAATTACGGCTGAAGGACGCGCTCACCGGCCATTGATCGCCGGCCATCTGTGGGGTGATGGACCGGGCGCTGCGGCACCCGGTCCCGCCTCATCCGATCAGTCGTCGCGCGAAACGCGCTCGACCCGCTCATGCTTTTCCTGCGCTTCGAGCGTCATTGTGGCAATCGGCCGAGCTTCGAGCCGCGCCAGCGAAATCGGATCGCCGGTCACTTCGCAATAGCCATATTCGCCCTCGTGAAGACGACGTACCGCCGCATCGATCTTCGAGATCAACTTGCGCTGACGATCGCGGGTACGAAGCTCGATCGACCAATCGGTCTCGCTCGACGCGCGATCCGCAATGTCCGGTTCGCGCATCGAATCGATCTGCAGCTGCGCCATGGTGGCGCGGCTTTCCTCGACGATCGATTCCTTCCAGTCGCGCAATTTGCGAAGGAAGTATGCGCGATGTTCAGCGCACATGAATTCTTCCTCGTCCGAAGGCCGATAGCCGTCGGGCAAGGTCATCTGATCGAAGCGAATGGAGTTCAGTCCGTAAAGGTCTACTAGAGCGGTAGCCATCTTACTCTCCCCGGCACAAGCGCCACCCGGCTCCGCACCGGGCCACCGGTAACGGCCGGAGGCGAATATACTTGGCTTTCAAAGCACTTAGGCCTTGTCTGCCGATATCCCCACCGCGCTATTAGTTAAGCCCCTTCTCCTTAACAAGGACTGACCGGGTCTTCGTGCAACTTTCTGTGGGTTGTTGCCGAATGGACGCATATTTACCGCGCTTGTCCGATGCTCCGACAATGCGCATAGCGTGGCGATGCGCATTCTCCTGACCAACGACGACGGAATCCACGCTCCCGGCTTTGCCGTCCTCGAACGGATTGCCGCGCAATTGTCGGACGATGTGTGGGTCGTCGCTCCGGCGGAGGAACAGTCGGGTGCGGGTCATTCGCTGACACTGTCCACGCCCATTCGACTTCGCCGCCACGGTGACAAGCGCTTCGCGGTCCGCGGCACGCCGACCGATGCAGTCATGCTCGCGCTTGCCCACGTCATGAAAAACACGCCTCCGGACTTGATCCTGTCAGGCGTCAATCGCGGCGCAAACCTGGGCGAGGACGTGACCTATTCGGGTACCGTTTCCGCCGCGATGGAAGGAGCGCTCGCCGGCGTGAGATCGATCGCGCTGAGCCAATCCTACTCGCGCGAAGGCATGGGCGACACGGTCCCCTTCGCAACGGCAGAATCTTGGGCCCCAAAGGTGCTCGCTCCGTTACTCGATGCCCCCTTCGCGCCCGGCACGCTCGTCAACGTCAACTTCCCCGCCGGCGACCCTGCCGACGTGAAGGGTGTCCGAGTCTGCCGCCAAGGCATTCGCGACTATGGCCGCCTGCGTATCGTCGAGCGCAAGGATCCGCGCGGCTATCCTTACTTTTGGTTTGGCCTCGCACCCATGGTCGAGACGCCCGGCCATTCGACCGATCTCGAGGCTATTGCCGACGGCTATATTGCGGTAACGCCGCTCCATCTCGACCTCACCCATGACGCCGGCCTCGCGCCATTGGCGGAGCGATTCACCATTTGACCCGCGACGGTCCCGTTTCGATGCTGCGATCGCTGTATCGTGCGGCCTCGTCGCAGGATCGCCGCCGGCTTCATTGGTTATTGCTGCTGATGCCAGTCGCCGCCTTTGCGGAGATGGCCGCGATCGGCGCGGTCGTCCCTTTGATCGGCATCCTCACAAACGCCAATCATTCCGGCGGCGAGTGGCTCAACTGGCTGTTCGACTTGGGCGCGGCCGATCAGCGAGGGGAGAAAATGCGCCTCTCGGCCATCCTGTTCGTCGTGGCATCGATCGCGGCGGCCGGCATGAGGCTGATCCTTTCGTGGGCGACGCAGCGCTTTGCCTATCACTACGGTCACGACCTGGCCTGCGACATTCAGGAACGGGTGCTCGCCCAGCCGTACAGCTTCCACATTTCGCGAAACAGCAGCCAGTTCGTCGCCGCGCTCGAGACGGTCGAGCAACTGGTGTTCACGGTGGTCCTTCAACTCGTCATGGCGATTTCGGCGGCCGTAGTCGGACTATCGCTGATCATTGCCCTAGGGCTGATCGACATCCGGAGCGTCGCGCTCGCGGCAGCGATCATCATCGTTGCCTATGGCGTCGTGCTGCTGTCGATCCGACGACGGCTGTCCGCGAACAGCGACGCGATCGGAATCGCCTATCAGCGCCGGGTGCAGGCAGTGCAGGAAAGCCTGGGCGCGATCCGGGACATCATCATCGATCA
Above is a genomic segment from Sphingomonas sp. LY29 containing:
- a CDS encoding ATP-grasp fold amidoligase family protein, which produces MSLAARVRVATAYRWRHGRWPALNRPQLFTEWVQWRKLFDRDVGLARLTDKAHAKRVATSVLPEEFLIPTVWQGMLLPEHPPAPLPLIVKANHGCNQFTVVRTADDWEKARAISPHWLNHAYGRWLDEWHYELADRSLIVEPFISETDALPTDYKFYVFGGRVVMVQVHQGRGADHRWSQLTTEWRPLSANAFEQAPPPSLDAMIDAASRLAGGQDFLRVDFYDIGGQAKFGEFCLFPGSGLDPFRPLSLDRMLGDLWSAQHPQVSAAAAGPCAVDPVPEVAAALPTAR
- a CDS encoding urea carboxylase-associated family protein codes for the protein MPHKIAPRSGVAFTLDKGQRLTVIDPEGEQVADLVAFNRAEHGEAISSGRSIDYASRIYLSKGDPLYSNRSNVMLRIVEDDVGRHDFLLTPCSAEMFRIIYGDEHPHRGCFGNLAAALDSHGIGPDQIPTAFNIFMNVPVDGETGIVRVLPPLSKAGDRIVFEADMDLVIGLTACSAPQSNNGSFKPIYWEIG
- the gntA gene encoding guanitoxin biosynthesis heme-dependent pre-guanitoxin N-hydroxylase GntA → MTSSPDNRDHPLAKRFRSFVEDRSFPCVGAKAALNRGGMRFVVGRDFGSAWDDLRILPALHGIAADYSRAPDLFRSLVVMFETGIPDNEGDFERGLWKRLQSLSDKDEWLGKKPDPRVANDPDDPHFAMSFGGEAFFVVGLHPQASRPARRFAVPAMVFNLHDQFERLRAEGRYERLRDTIIDRDVALAGEPNPMLAGHGTISAARQYSGRAVGPDWQCPFSGRGSRDAA
- the acs gene encoding acetate--CoA ligase; translation: MTEALYPVPKEWAKSALIDAKRYGEMYAQSIADPDAFWRTEAQRIEWIRPFSTVSESSFAEADFGIRWFADGTLNLSVNCLDRHVAERGDAPAIVWEADDPAEPGRSISYSELLATTCRFANAMKALGVGRGDRVTIYLPMVPEAAVAMLACARVGAIHSIVFAGFSPEALAGRIRDCDSRLVITADEGKRGGKSIPLKANVDEALTQCPAVDHVIVLERTGAPVAMLEGRDVAWTDAIRGMEDICPPEEMSAEDPLFILYTSGSTGKPKGVLHSTGGYAVWTSMTHEYVFDYRPGQIYWCAADIGWVTGHSYVVYGPLANGATTLMFEGVPNWPDASRFWQVVDKYQVEIFYAAPTALRALMREGDEPVTRTSRASLRLLGTVGEPINPEAWGWYHRVVGEGRCPIVDTWWQTETGGAMITPLPGATALKPGSATLPMFGVAPVLLDRGGKEIAGAGEGSLAIARSWPGQMRTVWGDHDRFFQTYFSAYPGYYFTGDGCRRDDDGYYWITGRIDDVINVSGHRMGTAEVESALVAHQAVAEAAVVGMPHDIKGQGIYAYVTVNTEVTPDEALRAELTQWVRKEIGPIATPDVLQFAPSLPKTRSGKIMRRILRKIAEGDVSTLGDTSTLADPSVVDQLIAGRPPVA
- a CDS encoding NAD-dependent epimerase/dehydratase family protein, translating into MTILVTGVAGFIGSTTARALLARGETVIGIDNLNDYYDVTLKHARLARLQDEGGDRFTFEAIDFAEIDDLNTFAARHDFDRIVHLGAQAGVRHSIDKPHAYVRSNLLGHLNMLELARARQPKHMVYASSSSVYGGNDTLPFRVEDRTDHPLSLYAASKRADELMSESYANLFRTPLTGLRFFTVYGPWGRPDMAMWLFTKALYAGEPLRLFNAGKMRRDFTYVDDIVRGIIACLDGPPADDGSEKAGGSTGPHALYNIGNHRSEDLMRVVELLQRETGREAKIDFQPMQPGDVSDTFADISAIQRDHGFEPATTIDEGVPNFVAWYRDYHRLD
- a CDS encoding nitronate monooxygenase family protein — translated: MALPDIFSRLRLPVIGAPLFIVSGPDLVIAQCKAGIVGSFPALNARPQSQLDEWIHQITEELAAWDRDNPDTPSAPFAVNQIVHRSNDRFEEDVATCEKWKVPLVITSLGARAELNDAVHSWGGITLHDIIDDRFARKAVEKGADGLIAVAAGAGGHAGKWSPFALIQEIRTWFDGPLALSGSIATGGAILAAKAMGADFAYIGSPFIATTEARASDEYKQGICEGGAGDIINSSLFTGINGNYLRGSIIAAGLDPDNLPGADAAAMNFQSSTGAKAWRDIWGSGQGIGVVDKVVPTAELVSRLEREYAAAKAAIAA
- a CDS encoding thioesterase family protein, giving the protein MNRPVPRGRDQYRAFQTIATRWADNDAYGHVNNTIYYAWFDTAVNQWLIEHGLLDIASGNPIGLVVETGCSYFSSLAYPGDVEIGLAIDRLGTSSVTYRLGVFAAGAGEPAAQGHFTHVYVDRDTRRPAAIPDVWRASLAALA
- a CDS encoding iron-containing alcohol dehydrogenase — protein: MRSFTYHPGPRLLAGPGSAADLAAHLPDGNCLFVTDRGVADLGLADPMRTAIEQRGGRVILFDTVEADPSRKTLLDAVDLGGRHDVTHVVGFGGGSPMDVAKLAAYLIGSGDDLDSIWGVGLATGTRLPLALVPTTAGTGSEATPVAVITCEGDEKRGVNSPALIADWAALDATLTVGMPRGLTAATGIDAMVHAVEAYTSVKAKNPLSDGFSRQALRLLNENLITACNEPANLEARAAMLLGAHLAGLAFANAPVAGVHALAYPLGGIHHIPHGLSNALMLRVVLTHNAEAAREEYAELAEIVAPECAGQGSQARCALLIDRLEQLVIGSGLSPRLREHGIVWDEIPMLAREAMKQQRLLVNNPCLIDEADARRLYEAAW
- a CDS encoding DUF1465 family protein, whose product is MTDSTDQPTSGIRITPRLIDALYTEAMVLADEARAYFDEAGREERQQLEPFARVGFACESLKVTTRIMHIVAWLLTQRAVETGELNSIDGRRPERRLGNAQSSDPLVVEQLPPGAQALIHSSSDLYARVARLDEGQLDDEPAPSPARALMGRLERDLIWNRTN
- a CDS encoding YdcH family protein; the protein is MNDDDPREVLAFLKAEHRRLDEEIDLLRNAGNCDQLELARLKKRKLVMKDEIEQLADRIVPDIIA
- a CDS encoding YdcH family protein; the encoded protein is MEKGQVDALASKHAALHAKIDAEEHRPHPDDIILHQLKKEKLRLKDALTGH
- the dksA gene encoding RNA polymerase-binding protein DksA codes for the protein MATALVDLYGLNSIRFDQMTLPDGYRPSDEEEFMCAEHRAYFLRKLRDWKESIVEESRATMAQLQIDSMREPDIADRASSETDWSIELRTRDRQRKLISKIDAAVRRLHEGEYGYCEVTGDPISLARLEARPIATMTLEAQEKHERVERVSRDD
- the surE gene encoding 5'/3'-nucleotidase SurE, which encodes MRILLTNDDGIHAPGFAVLERIAAQLSDDVWVVAPAEEQSGAGHSLTLSTPIRLRRHGDKRFAVRGTPTDAVMLALAHVMKNTPPDLILSGVNRGANLGEDVTYSGTVSAAMEGALAGVRSIALSQSYSREGMGDTVPFATAESWAPKVLAPLLDAPFAPGTLVNVNFPAGDPADVKGVRVCRQGIRDYGRLRIVERKDPRGYPYFWFGLAPMVETPGHSTDLEAIADGYIAVTPLHLDLTHDAGLAPLAERFTI